The genomic DNA AATATCCTTGAGACCCACCCCAGTAAATTGTTGAAGAAGTACTTTGGGAATTTGCAAAGACTAAATCATTCCATCCGTCTTTATTTAAATCACAAATTCCAACAGCGGCAGTGCCTCTTGTTTCTAAAGAAGACCTGTTAGAAGATGTGTATCCTATCGAGCTACCCCAATAGATGTATGAATTTACCAAGGCAGACCCAGCATAACTTGTTAAAACTATGTCCTGGTAACCATCCTTATTCATGTCTGAATTAGAGGCTCCATAAACCCATGAAGAAGGAATATTTGTTCTGTTTGAATTACTATATCCACTACCACTTCCCCAATAAATATAAGAATTGGGGGCCATATTTCCAAATACTATATCTTTATATCCATCTTTATTCAAATCATTGACAGTGAGGCCTCCTGCACCCGAAGTTTCTAGATTTGTTCTACTCGAAGTGCTATATCCATTGGAACTTCCCCAATAGATATACGAAGAAGGAATACCATAATTTCCAAAAATTATTTCGGGGTAATCATCTTTATTTAAATCGCTTATTGTTACTGCAAATGCCTTACTTGTGGGCAAATTAGTCCTATAATTGTTGGAAAATCCATTAGGACTCCCCCAGTATAAATAAGATTCTGGGCCGCCATAATTTGCAAACACAATATCAAGCCAGCCATCTTTATTTAAGTCTGAAACAGATACACCCCAGGCAGATAATGTTTCGAGTTCTGTTCTAGAACTATTTGAAAATCCAGAGTTAGATCCCCAATAAACATATGAGATCGAAGAAAATTGTGAAAAAACAATATCGGGATGTCCATCTTTGTTAAAATCTGCTACACAAATACCGCCTGCATCAGGGGAGACAAGATCTAGTTTAGAATTATTAGAATACCC from Methanofastidiosum sp. includes the following:
- a CDS encoding VCBS repeat-containing protein; translation: IIFLSSLPVFFTNSNPDSFDDTSFYLAKYNDGTSYVIEPLDLNKDGWPDVILSTGISSHVFWGSSSGYSNNSKLDLVSPDAGGICVADFNKDGHPDIVFSQFSSISYVYWGSNSGFSNSSRTELETLSAWGVSVSDLNKDGWLDIVFANYGGPESYLYWGSPNGFSNNYRTNLPTSKAFAVTISDLNKDDYPEIIFGNYGIPSSYIYWGSSNGYSTSSRTNLETSGAGGLTVNDLNKDGYKDIVFGNMAPNSYIYWGSGSGYSNSNRTNIPSSWVYGASNSDMNKDGYQDIVLTSYAGSALVNSYIYWGSSIGYTSSNRSSLETRGTAAVGICDLNKDGWNDLVFANSQSTSSTIYWGGSQGYSSLNKTELLVDGATGVSVVMQVYKSHNHKELPMDQISRILGIGTTRTTGEFINESNTSNKSQ